The nucleotide window TAAAACCCTGTAGCTGCTCTCAATTCATCTAATGAACAGTATGCAAACTCACTAATGTATTTTACCCTAGCCTGGGTGATCTAGCCCCTACGTGGCTTTCTTGCTTTACTGCTCTCTTACATTCCATGCTCCAGAATACTCTTTCTGGGGTCCTGGTTCACGCTCAGGCTGTAGATTCACTAGGATTCACAGGACTCCTTAAAGGTGGTGTACTCATCGGTTATagtttattacagtgaaaggataCAGATTAGAATCATTAAAGGGAAAAAGCTCATGAAATGAAGTCCAGGACAAAACAAGCTCCAGTTTTTGAGTGTTCATTTTTAGTGGAGTTGCAGGGGGCtacatttaattctcccaacaatGATTTGTGACATGTGTAAAGAGTTGCCAACCAGGGATGCTCACCCATGCCTTGGTGTCCAGGGTTTTCTGGGGGCCAGTCATGTAGAAAAGCAGCGCCCACGTGACTGACTCCTCTGTTCCCAGAGCAAACACTGGTGTTTACCATATGTCTCATTGTTAAGAACTTAACAGTTACACTCTACAGTTACAGGTACAGCAGGGCCCAAGGCCTCTGGCGTACAAAAAGTCACTCATTGGGTAGAATATTCTAAGAGCTCAGGTTGTTTCCTAGGAAGTGGCCAAAAGCCAGTCCTAAAGACAGACCTTTCTTAGTATTGTGCACAGTTTAAGCAACCTAAGCCTGTTAATAGTTCCCTGCATAAGGCTGaacttcttttaatttcttgaaggacactactgttctctctctttataaaattcatataacatctttattctgcctggaatattctccCTAATGGATACTCCTCACAGCCCATTGGTGTCCTTTAAgaaatattctcttctttttctgtatacCCCTAGTACTTCTGTCAGGTTTGTGTCCCTTAATATACTATAGTCTCCCTGACAGCAGGCATTCATGGCATAAGGGAAAACAaggaagactgggagaaaatgaagagatcAAGGGACTAGGGCTTGCAACTAACTGGAAGAACTGGTACCGTGGGAATAAAGTTTAGATTGCTGAAAGTGGAATATTAGTTCCTTAAGGTTTTTGAGTTTCAGATGAGACAATTATGGCTCCAGATAACTTCAGTATATAATAAATTCTTAACAGTTTCCCTTGTGATATTTTCCATCTTCTTGGTTCGGATCCTGGTATCAGGCCCAGTCTGCCTCAGAGCAGCTGAGCAGCAGCTTGATGCCTTCTCTCTGGTGGTGATCTACACACTGTCACAAATAATAAGCTTCATGAggcccagcacatagtaagtgcttggAAATGTTAGTAACAATAACTACAGTAATAAGTACCATTCCTAGTACTGGGTTGTACAGAAACAGGACAAGCAGAGTTAAGAAAAAACCATAGCCTAAAAGAATTGGTTGAAAGAGATCATGAGGTTATCGGGACAGGTGCTCTTGGCCCTTGGGCTTTTTGTTGCTTTGTAGTGAGCAGAGCAGAAGTAAGTAGGACAAGGGAGCTTGAAGGGCTCACTTCCTGAAAGGCAGCATTAGCTTCGGCAGTGAGTCTGTTCTTAATCAGGTAACCACTGCTGTTTTCCCTAGTTTTAGAAAGAGATGTTGCTGTATCCAAACCAGCTTAGACTTTGTAATTATAATTGATGGAGGGGAAAAAGCTGTtttgctgtgtattttttaaaaatctgttaatatTAAAGTGGATATACATCTAAAGTGttagaaattaatgaatttttttccttttgtttaaaaagtgaaaatactgATTTGTTCATCTAACATATTCTATATCTGAATTATAGGCTGAAGCTATTAACATTATATAGGCATCTGGCAATAGTATAaacttgttttataaatgtataactTTATGAAAGAAGGAATATAGATCctacaaaattataaaagtatttgtAGTTTACACAACCATTTAGAACTTCTTTCAGCTGAAAGAGTCTGGATAAGGAGACTTTAttcagactcttaattatagtgAATGAAGAtggatttggttttttaaaaatccgtgTTACTGCTTAAatgtatttgtgcattttttattcATACAGAATATGGAAGGTTCCATGTTGACAATCAGCTTTGGAAATTGGATGGAGCTGCCAGGACTTAAATTTAAAGATTGGGTATCTAGCAAACGAAGGTAAAGATCAAACTGTCACAGTTCTTTGATGTACAATGGGAAAGTCCATCggcaaatttcaaaatatttgtgattCTGTCTTAGAGGAATAATATAAATCtatgtgtctctcaaataaaacctcTTTGTAGCAGTGATCATGAGCTAGTTTCCATTTAGAGATGTTATAAAACAGATTGGATTCCTTTGCTTTCGTTAATTATGGGTTTATCCCACTTTCCTGTTAAGCCACTCTGTTTAGTTTCTCATCCACCCGCAAATCCTTtctgcacttatttttttttttttaaagattttatttatttatttgacagagatagagacagccagtgagagagggaacacaagcagggggagtgggagaggaagaagcaggctcatagtggaggagcctgatgtggggctcgatcccataatgccgggatcacgccctgagccgaaggcagatgcttaaccccttgccacccaggcgtcccatgcactttacttatttttatcagTCAATATACAAGTTTGTGTGTGGATGTCTCATGTGTATATATAGCTGTAGTGTTTGCCTTTCAGAGTAGAATAGTGCATATGATTAATAATTTAGAGTGATGGAATAAGCCAGAATCTTTGATGTGATTGGTTACCCTATTGGCTACTATAgaggtaaatatttattaagaaatatgaaaatagaagtaagaaagaagaaaactcaacTTGGAAGAATATAagtttatttggggaaaaatacccaaaatttaattttttaattttttaaattttttattatgttagtcaccatatagtacctcattagtttatgatgtagtgttccatgattcattgtttgcgtataacacccaatgctccatgcaatatgtgccctccttaatacccatcattggcctatcccaatcccccacccccctcccgtctgaaactctcagtttgtttcccagagtccatagtctctgatggttcattcccccttctgtttacccccccttcattcttcccttccttctcctactgatctccctgctattccttatgttccacaaatgagtgaaaccatatgataattgtctttctctgcttgacttatttcacttagcataatctcctccggtccgtccatgttgctacaaatgttgggtaatccttctttctgatggctgagtaatattccgttgtatgtatggaccacatcttaatccattcgtctgttgaagggcatcttggctccttccatagtttagctattgtggacaatgctgctatgaacattgaaaatactcaaaatttaaaaagagaagtaatgTGAAAAGCCTTATATTCAATAGTAGTATTAAATTAGATCGGAATTGCTAATACAGCTAATCTAATTTGCTCACAGAAACAATAAAGCAAAGcaggaagttacttaacctttgtTAGAACAGGGTTATACACATTTGAGTGCTTGACTTCCTGCTAGATAGAAACCATATAGTACTCCATAGACATTATCCTTAATTTGAGAAGATTTAAGGAGAGCAAATTCAGGGCAGCATGAATCACTGAgattaaacatttcaaatattctttttttttttttaagttttatttatttatgtaatcccaacacccagtgtggggcttgaactcatgaccctgagatcaagaatcacatgcttttctgactgagccagccaggccaccCCCTTTACCcctcttttggattttttaaaaatgaattttatatggGTTTGAAATGAAAAGTAGTAAAATCAGGCAAGTTGTACAAGTTCTTGATTTTCATAAGCAAGCATCTGAAAATTGCTCAACATTCTTCCTTTTGTGATACAGGTAAAGGGGaagctttatgtttttttatgtGCTAGAAGTGTTCATCCTTTTACATTGGGCACATTGTGTATTGAAGTAATATGTGGAAAAGAATCTTGTGATTAAAATATTGGCTTTACTTCCTGCTTTTGCATAGTGTTGACTATCAGATCTTGAGAGACTGACTCTTGAATCCTGACTCTCTAAGAATGTTGTGACCATGGTCAAGTAACTTAAATTAGCTGTtaatttcctcattcataaaatggagattataataGTATTAACTACGACATAGGGTTTCTGTGAAAAGTGggaattaacatattttaaatcttaaattttaagaaacactTTTATGAACTTCTTCCAGTTGTAATTTGTAATGAATTATGTGAAATTATTTGGTATGTTTTTAGTGCTACTTATTTCTAATTGGGGCCCAGGGTTTAGGGGTACTAATGCCTGTTGCTTTAAAGTTCAAGTGGAAAATGAGAGAATCTTCTCTTTATCAAAAAAGTACATTACTGTATTTATAGATTTCTTCATGAACAGGAAAACACAGATGTTTTATGTACTTAGATATAAGATGATTTTCAGAAGACTGATCTGAATTttcagtcattaggaaaatagCAACTCACAAAAAATCATGTCAAcatcatatatattatctttaagaattatatatacTATAGTTAGACCTGCAGAATATCAATTATAATCTAATTCAGTGTATTACAGTATGTAGACTGAATAGTGTATAGACTGAATTTGTTACAGTTGTGTGATAGACTATAAAAGTCTatctccacattttatttaattcatttaataaatttattgatAAAGGTAGCTAATCTGAACAGATCTATGCAAGAAACTGGGGAAACAGGTGCATTAAAATACAGTCTCTACCCTCACGGGACTTCTTTTGATAAAActaattctttaacatttttaaagaaaaaaagctttctttgatCATTTATAGCTAAGACAGTCCAGAGGAATTAAAAAGATGTATGTAATAGCTTAATAGATGGAGCAGGGAATAATCATGGAAACTGTCATAGTACTCTCCTCATaggaaattttccttttcctttttttagaaaCCTAAAAGGAGATCGAGTTATGCCAGAGGAAATAGCTCGCTACTATAAACACTATGTAAAAGTCATGGGTCTTCAGAAGAATTTCAGAGAGAATACTTACATCACCTCTGTATCAAGACTCTACAGAGATCATCAAGATGGTGACGATGGACAAGACAGAAATATTTCAACACAGCATTTACAGATAGAGAAGTCTACATTTATCAAGAGAAATTGGGAAATCAGGGGTTATCAGCGAATAGCGGACGGTTCCCATGTTCCCTTCTGTCTCTTTGCTGAGAATGTAGCTCTGGCAACTGGAACATTGGATTCTCCTGCCCATCTGGACATTGAAGGGGAagattttccttttgtgtttcaTTCAATGCCTGAATTTGGAGCTGCTATAAGCCAAGGAAAGTTGCGTGGCAAAGTGGATCCAGTGTTAATTGTAGGTTCTGGGCTTACCGCAGCTGATGCGGTACTGTGTGCTTACAACAATAATATTCCTGTGATTCATGTATTTCGCAGACGGGTAACTGATCCAAGCTTAATTTTCAAACAGCTTCCCAAAAAGCTTTATCCAGAATACCATAAAGTCTATCATATGATGTGTACTCAGTCATATTCTGTAGACTCCAATCTTTTATCTGATTATACCAGTTTTCCTGAGCACCATGTGCTTTCCTTTACGTCGGACATGAAATGCATTCTTCAAAGTCTCTctggattgaaaaaaatatttaagctttCTGCGGCAGTAGTACTGATAGGTTCTCATCCCAATCTGTCTTTTCTGAAGGAGCAAGGGTGTTATCTGGGCCATAACTCAAGCCAGCCAATCACATGTAAGAGTAATCCTGTGGAAATAGATGCATATACCTATGAATGTGTTAAAGAAGCCAACCTCTTTGCATTGGGTCCTTTGGTTGGAGACAATTTTGTTCGATTTTTAAAGGGAGGGGCATTGGGTGTGACATGCTGTTTAGCtacaagacagaagaaaaagcatttatttgttgaaagaggaggaggagatgggatAGCTTAAAGCGAGTTTATAAGTAATTTATATGGACAGTTAACCATTAAAGATTTTTCATAGTGGTTTTGCAGTGTGCTGGCTTGAATTTTCTGGACGTGAATGAACTGGAAGAGAGCCTCAAGCTATGGTAACTATTTAAAGTTAACAAGAATTTGGTGTCCTGATTTATATTGTATCAAAGGTGTCACTGTCAGACAAATAGAAACACTGCCAATCTGGTATACTTCAAGCTTTCACTTaactaaaacattattttcttctaagacttaTTTTTTGTGATCATTTGTGGTTATGTTTGATTCCAGAATCTTACAGCCTTGAATAATCTGTAAAACCATACAGTCTGTTAGGCCAGAAATCATCTTCACTATACTTTAGGTCACCTCGCTGCTCAAGGGTGGTCTAAAGACCAGCATTAGCTTCATTTGTagcttgttagaaatgtggaCCCTCAGGCCCCACAACAGAATTATTGAATCAGAAACTGCATCTAATGAGATCCTCAAGGAATATGTATGCTTATTAGCTGGAGGCACATAGGTCGAAAAGAAAGTGTGATAGAAGTTATGTatgctgggggtgggcagggtaGGAGGCATTTATAACTCaggtttaatttattttgaattatcaatttctataaatctaatttattaccaaatatggtattttaaaaaatatttttattgttgaaacCTTGATAAGTACTTCATATTCTTAGCTTCTAATAATTTAAACAGTCCAATAATGTTGGCATACACTTAGACATTCAGGAGCCTGCCAAGATATTTTTGGAGATTTATTCTCTAACTAGCGTAACAATCTAATTTGCAATTCAATAAATTGTGAATGAAACTATCCCTGTGTGAATATTGAGTTACTTTGTCATTAAAACTAACATTTGGGCATAAATACTTCTATTATAATCCTATTTGGGTATTGCTAGAATTATCTAAGGTTAAAACCTGTCTTTCCCATTCCCACGCTGATTACTTTCAAATCTGTTCATTGGAGATGACATAGTCGGTTATCGTATGgttatttattgaattatatgcCCTatcttgatttatatttatttagatgtGCTTAATGTCTATATTTTCACAGAAGTCTCCAGAATTTGTAGTATTAGGCAAAAAAAGTTTGATTTCTGAAGTTCTTCATAGCAAATTGAATTTCtcagccttcatttttttttttgtaaaatttatttcatctGGAATGTGTTCActgaatgttcttttttccttggtataaaaaagactaaaaaatatttttctgtccaATTGCATATTATATGCTTACAGAATCATCACTCTCCTTAAAACATCAGTGTTTATAATACACTTCTACAAGTAGCTGTTTCAGATGAATTCTTACACTCTTGATATGTGTCATGTCTGATTTAGTCTGGATTAGAAATGATGTAATCCAGTTTTAACTATAATGGTAACTTTCAAATTTGACACCTGTTGAAATGGCTGTAACATCCTCTGACTGCGTATGATTGAGCACACTCTTTGCTTGTCTGTTCTCTTGAGTTCCGAATGAGTTGGGTTGGATGTTTTTGTTATTGTCACTTCTAAATtgaaaaaactgacatttttataaGATGAAGAACTGTTAACATCCCCTTGTGTCTCAAAAGTTTGCTCTTACCCAAATGATAGCATTTTTGTAATGAAAGCattcacacacccacacacacatacacacccacaacCTCACACCCTGGTAGGGGACTAAATAAACCTGGTGAATAGTTTCACCTGTGGTAAccccccatttctccctccaaCCTAGCTCTCCTGGGGTAAAGATAACATTATAGCCTTTTCTCTGATATACTATACTCGTGTACTCTTAACCAGTTTCTGTCCCATAATTgtaaatcttttatttaatatCAGCTAGCTATTCAGGGGGCGGGGGAAGCACTAAATGACTGTTCATACCATGCATGTCTCCTTCATCCCTGAAAAGTCTAGCTCtcgaaaaaatgtttaaaaagcagaATCTGTGGGgtttgaaaaataagatttagGCACAGCTCTTAGTGTTTTAGGCAGTCTTGAGTACGTGAACTTAGTTCATCTTTAGAAACTATCCAGACAGAAGCATAGAGAagtttaaaaggattaaaaaaacagacttaatAACATACGGGATAAATAGCAAGTGATCTAACATGTACAGCTGGAATCcaggagaggaagacagattAAGGCAGAAAGATATATGTGgagaaataaaagttgaaaattttcccaatttgatttaaaaaataagcagtgCACAGATCCAAGAAATTCATACTGCAAACaagataaatacaaaggaaatcaCACCTATGCACATCATTACCAAACTGCTGGAAAACAAGATGAGAAATTttagaagacaggaaaaaagacaCATAGGGAAAAATGATAATGAACAAATGACCAGAAATGTACAAACGGACAACTGTCTTCACAGTGCttaaaaaaactgccaaactctgaATGCTGATCTTTAACATAAAATTCTATAtcctttaaatttaatgaaaaaaattgattccAGAAGACATGCActacacaaaatattaaaagaaattcttcacgTTGAAGGTACACAATATCTGATGAAACCTGTATTTTCATGAAGNaaaaaactgccaaactctgaATGCTGATCTTTAACATAAAATTCTATAtcctttaaatttaatgaaaaaaatctgattccAGAAGACATGCActacacaaaatattaaaagaaattcttcacgTTGAAGGTACACGATATCTGATGAAACCTGTATTTTCATGAAGGAAGGAAGTgccagaaatgataaaaattatttttctagtacCTAAATTATGTAAAATCCAATTaactttaaattcagttaacatatattgtttcaggggtacaggtctgtgattcagcagtcttatataatacctagtgcccatgataacacataccctccccagtgtccaacACCCAATTAATTACTCCATCCcttcaaccccctcccctccagcaacactgagtttgtttcctatgataagagtgtcttatggtttgtctccctctctggttttgtcttgtttcattttttcctctcttcccctatgatcttctgcctgGTTTCTTAAATTCGACGTATTAGTGCAATCataatgataattgtctttctttgattgacttattttgcttagcataatatcctctagttccattcaagtcgttgcaaatggcaagatttcattttttatggctgtgtaatattccacactttctatctttctatcatctatctataccacatcttctttatccattcatctgtcaatggacatctgggctctttccatagtttggctattgtggacattgctgctataaacaaacactggggtgcaggtgccccttcggattactatatttgtatctttggggtaaataccctatagttcaattgctgggtcaaagagtAGCTCTATTTCCACTTAACTaacttttgaaaggaaaataatagtgtatttaaaacaatttaaagcaaagtttaaaaaactaAGATTTAGGAcatgtagaagtaaaatatataattacaccATAAAGGGATAAGTGGAGTACACATTTATGACATATGTATTATACAGGCATAAATGGTATGTTATTTAAGGTAGGCTGTATTAAGTAAAGAATGTATATCCTTCCAGCGAgtattaagaaaatgtaaatggtgTAGTTATAAAGCCAACagaagcaataaaatattaaaaaatacttgattaatccaaaggaaaaaaaaatgggacaaagagaaaaacatggtAAAAGACCTTAACCCAACCATAAATTATGTAAGTAGATTAAGCATCACCAGTTTAAATGCAAATATCATACTGGATAAAAAGCTTCAACAATACTGTgtttaaagagacaaaaatataaagacaccCATAGGTTAAAAAAGGATTAAGAGAGACAGACATAGGATGGCAAACACTTGAAGAGGTGACTTCAAGACAAGTAATACTAGAGATGGGTATTTCATAACAAAAGATACAGTAAGCCCAGATGATGGACCTATCTTATATATGCACCTAATTACTAAGTTTTAAGATAAATGAAGTTCTGGTCAAGACACTGACACAGGAGGCTCCTGAATTCATCTCCTTCCATGGGAAGGAGCTACACATGGGATAATTCCttctgaaagaaatccagaaactagctgAGAAACTCCAACATGGGCAAACacggaaacacacacacacacacacacacacccccaaagtGGTTGGAGAGGCTTACACACTCTTGCCATAAACTCCACTTCTGGCACAGCAGCAAGCAGGAAGGAACTTACACTGCTGGAGGACTGAAGGGTGTGGCTGCAACATCTCATGTCCCAATTTTTAAGACTTCCATCCGAGAAATGAGCCCCTGAAACACCTAGGTCTGAAAGCTAACAAGCCTGGTGCCCTTACAACCCACAAGACTAGCAAACAAAGAATGGTTCTTAACTGGCTTGGATTTACTGTGGATAACCCACCAGAGCAGCAGAGGAAAAAGCCCATTTCCCTCCTGTCTTTCCCTAAAGGAGACTTATTTGCATATCTTATCTTATAAGCTGCAGCCTGAAAGTCTGGTTGCTAATTTAGCACCCATCTAGGAACAGACTGCTATCTTCTCCAAGCCGGGCAGGTGTCCTGTCTGCATTCTCCTTCACTCTGCTCTAAGTCACTCAGGTCTTCCTAAAAGGGGCTGGCACACACATCTGGTGCAATAGCTCTTGTAGCTGCCACCCAGAAAACACGCTTCTTGACAGCCTGGGACTGGTGGCCAGCAGGGCTTGTGTTTGTGGGTTAAACAAGACTATGGCTAACAAACAGTTTTTAACCAGCTATATGCCCAGGGCTCAATGAAAAATCAGTAGGCAAAAATGCCCTTATCTCAGTCTTTCTGTGACAGAGGTCTATTTGCATATCTTAAAAGCTATAGCGTAAGGGTTAGGCTTCTAATTTACCTCACATCTAGGGAGAGACTGCCATCCTACTCAGAGACCAGGGAAGCCAGCAGACACCATGGCTGCATTCTCTCTGTAGCCCAACCCACATCACCAACATCACTGGAAGGAGTTTGTGTTTATGGGTCACACAGAACTGTAGCTAAACAGAAACAATTCTTAACTAGCTACTCCCCCAGGGTTCAGTGCAGAAGCAGACAGAAAAACCCCGCACACAGTTCCATGGAAGAGGGctacttaaaatactttaaaggcTTCTGCCTGAGGGTCCAGCTTCCAGTCAGCCTGCATCTAGATGCTAAGATCCTCCCCTTCAAGACACTTATAGAACTTGGCACACCTTCAACTATGTTAtctaatacacagaaatcaacacagggagtcaaggaaaatgaaatatagaaacaCGTTCCACATAGAACAAGATAAAAATTTAGAAGTAGACATTGGAGATTAGTGATTTATCTCATAAAGATAAGAATTATGGTCATAGAGATTCTCACCAAGGTCAGAATAATACATGCACAAAGTGAatatttcaacaaagagaaaagaagaaccAAGCATATCACAAGGATGAAgaatacaaaactgaaaaattcaacaGGGAGTTCAAAAGAGACTCGAcagatgaaacaggaagaaagagtgaACTCGAAGATAGAGCATGAAATTAAtcaaatcagagaagaaaaaaaaaagaatgaaaaagagtggaGACAGCTTATGGGACTCATGGGACCAATATTTGCATTGTAGGGatctcaaaagaagaaagagataagggggcagaaagcttattcaaagaaaaaatgtctGGAAATATCCCTAACCTGGGGAATGAAACTGACATCCAATTCCAAGAAGACCAAACAGTTTCAGGTAATCCCCAAATACCCACACCAACGGATTAAATGAactgtcaaaagttaaagaaaaagagataattttaaaGGCAGAATAACAAAAGCAATTTGCTACTTACAAGGGAACCCCTACTAGATTATGAGATTATTCAGCAAAAGTAAgacaggccagaagagagtagagcaatatattttaattgctaaaagaaaaaaaacctgtcaatcAAGAATAGCCTCCCCAGCAAAGCTGtccagaattgatggagagattgAGTTTTCCAGATACAAAAACTGAAGCTTATCGTCACTCAACCagctttacaagaaatgttaaagggactccttcaagctgaaaagaaagaatggtaactagtaacaggaaaatatgtgaaattataaatctcactggtaaaggtaaacaCATAAATTGATAATATTACAATGTTGTAATGGTGATAGGTAAATCACTTATAAATCtaatatgaaggttaaaagacaaagcagaaaacttaagtacaataatttgttaatagtTACACaggtaaaaagatgtaaattgtgacatcaaaaacataaggCACAGGAGAAGAGTAAAAATGTGGAGCTTTAGTATGCATTCAAAGTTTTAAGTCCTTATGGGTTTAAATTAGATTGTGTATAGGTGTTTTATTTAAGCCTCACGGTAAATACAAAGCAAGTATCCACATTAGATatgcaaaagataaaaaaaaaggaatctaaataTACCATTACAGAAAACTgccaaaccacaaaggaagagagcaagaaggactaaaggaattttaaagcaatttacaGAAATTAATTAGCCAGAATACAATTAGccaaataacaataataagttCACACACATCCATAATTACTTTAAACGTAAATGGTCTAAATCctccaatgaaaagacatagagtggctcAAGAgattataacaaaacaaaataaagaccacCCAACTACATGCTGCTTACGAAAGACTCATGTCAGCTTTAAGGAcatacacagactgaaagtgaagggatgggaaaaggTATTCCTCGgagatggaaacaaaaagaaagcaggagtagctaCCCAAAAAGTATAATAAGAAACaaaggtcattatataatattaagGGTCAATTCAACAATAGgaataacaaatgtaaatatttatgcacccaacatagaaTTACCTAAATATGcagaataaatattaatagacttgaaggaagaaatggacagcaatacaataatagctGGAGACTTCAATGCACCATTTTATGCAATGGATAgatcagacagaaaatcaggaaaTACGGGGCTGAAGTGAtgcattagaccagatggacttaacagacatttacagaacattccattcaacagcagcagaatacatattcttttcaaggaCACACAAATA belongs to Ailuropoda melanoleuca isolate Jingjing chromosome 9, ASM200744v2, whole genome shotgun sequence and includes:
- the OSGIN2 gene encoding oxidative stress-induced growth inhibitor 2 isoform X1; translation: MPVWCCRCSLAGHFRNYSDTETEGEIFNSFVQYFGDNLGQKVKAMPLVEETSLLEDSSVTLPMVVIGNGPSGICLSYMLSGYRPYLSSEAMHPNTILHSKLEEARHLSIVDQDLEYLSEGLEGRSSNPVAVLFDTLLHPDADFGYDYPSVLHWKLEQHHYIPHLVLGKGPPGGAWHNMEGSMLTISFGNWMELPGLKFKDWVSSKRRNLKGDRVMPEEIARYYKHYVKVMGLQKNFRENTYITSVSRLYRDHQDGDDGQDRNISTQHLQIEKSTFIKRNWEIRGYQRIADGSHVPFCLFAENVALATGTLDSPAHLDIEGEDFPFVFHSMPEFGAAISQGKLRGKVDPVLIVGSGLTAADAVLCAYNNNIPVIHVFRRRVTDPSLIFKQLPKKLYPEYHKVYHMMCTQSYSVDSNLLSDYTSFPEHHVLSFTSDMKCILQSLSGLKKIFKLSAAVVLIGSHPNLSFLKEQGCYLGHNSSQPITCKSNPVEIDAYTYECVKEANLFALGPLVGDNFVRFLKGGALGVTCCLATRQKKKHLFVERGGGDGIA
- the OSGIN2 gene encoding oxidative stress-induced growth inhibitor 2 isoform X2 codes for the protein MPLVEETSLLEDSSVTLPMVVIGNGPSGICLSYMLSGYRPYLSSEAMHPNTILHSKLEEARHLSIVDQDLEYLSEGLEGRSSNPVAVLFDTLLHPDADFGYDYPSVLHWKLEQHHYIPHLVLGKGPPGGAWHNMEGSMLTISFGNWMELPGLKFKDWVSSKRRNLKGDRVMPEEIARYYKHYVKVMGLQKNFRENTYITSVSRLYRDHQDGDDGQDRNISTQHLQIEKSTFIKRNWEIRGYQRIADGSHVPFCLFAENVALATGTLDSPAHLDIEGEDFPFVFHSMPEFGAAISQGKLRGKVDPVLIVGSGLTAADAVLCAYNNNIPVIHVFRRRVTDPSLIFKQLPKKLYPEYHKVYHMMCTQSYSVDSNLLSDYTSFPEHHVLSFTSDMKCILQSLSGLKKIFKLSAAVVLIGSHPNLSFLKEQGCYLGHNSSQPITCKSNPVEIDAYTYECVKEANLFALGPLVGDNFVRFLKGGALGVTCCLATRQKKKHLFVERGGGDGIA